The genome window TTAGGGTTCTCCGTGTTCTAAAGCTTAATAATTTTGTGCATGTGCATTTTGGGAGGGTTGTCAGGTTCTTTTCCTTAGTTTAAGGAGTTGACTTCATGCGGCAGAAAAGTTACCGAATTCGGTACTGGGCTgcatatatacgcacacacacgTAAGAGTGTGTGGAGGTGTGGAAGTCTAAGATGTGGGATAGTGTTGGTGAATAGTTGCAGGTGGCACGCATGTTCATATTTGTATTGTTTGTCCAGAGAGAATGATCATGTTAACAGCATCAtcatgaaaacagcattttcattGTGGAGGGAATTAGTTGTCTTACTCCTGAAAGGAACCTGAGCATAATGTGGTATATGTAAACTGTAGATGTTTTGGGGACCAGGACCCAGGAGCAAAACAGGAACTGAGCCAGATCAATAATGCAGATGTTTCAGTTGTTGGACTTTTCATAAGATAGCTCATAATTATTCGCATGCCTCATTGATAATACAACAGTAAGCAACAAGACAAGTGGTGATTACTAAACAAGTGTAGAGGCTTGAAATTGAAACACACTCACTTGAATTTGCTGACTATCATAAGAATGGGAAAGGACTAGATAAGGCATTTTTGGAAGGATCTTAtctcttgctgctgttttttgATTGTTGACAGTGCAAATATCCTTTCAGATTGGAGAACGAAATATGAAAGAGGGAGATGAGAATCAGGATAGGAAGAGGGAGAGTTAGATCAGAAATGCCCCGTGGAGAAGTTTGTATTCTTCATGGATTCTGAATGGGTTATTAAGTAAGTGATTCTGGCATTTTGAAAACATGTACTTTTTATTTGTATGGTGACAGACAGTTTGGGAAGAACTAGCtttgttttccataaaaaaaaaaaaaggcaaaagacaaTGGGCTTCAgcttttgaagactgaaaattcACTCAGCTTTTCTGTACAACTTGTATATTGCCATGTATGTTACTTTTAAAGGAATATCCCTTCAAATGTATATAGTTTTTTAGTATTATTGCAGTGATCAAacacaatgaaagaaaatatattggttCAACAGTAGGGTCTTCGTGCGCGTGTGTGAAGTGTTAAAATCTAGGAACCTTTTACATTTAAACAGTAAAGCTCTCGCATAAATTTTGAGGGGAAAATCTTtctaaatatgttatcacagaggtgccaccagcattgctggtgggctcagctttggccagcagctggtcagtcttggagctggctggaactgtcTCTGTCCAACATAAGGAGCAgtttctggtgtcttctcacggaagccacccctgcagctcccctaCATCCACAACCTTgacatgtaaacccaatacagtaGGAAAATAAGATGCTGGGTGTATCTCCTGTGATAGGCAACAGACAATACTTCAGAGGAAGGCAGAAGTCTCATATAGTTGGCAATGTGATTTATAGGGATAATGACATTCTCCCTGGCAAATTGTGGTACTACTATACATAAGTTGACTGTCTTGGAACATGTGAAGACAAGGGCAAGTAGCGTGAGTTATAAGATGATGCAGCAGCAGTGGAAAGGGCACGCTCTGATTTTTGCGctattgcagcctttcaggaGGTACCAGTAATGGAGGAGGACTGGCATTTCAGCACCTGTTTACAATAAATAACACTTTTTGAGTCTTATGGCAAACTGATTACTAATTGGgaattaaaaaagcagcaaaagtggGAGTATTACCAAGAGTGTATTATTAGTATAGTGTTTGACCACAGATAAGGTGTTTTTAATGTGCAGGCAGTTTGGGACATCAGTGAATGACTTAAAACAGAGTTCTGTGATATTGTTAGAGTAACAGTTTTTTGTGTTGAAACAGTTATGCATCTTGCTTAGCATACTTTATCAATTTACCTCAAAGTAATAGTTTATATTAGCTGTTTTGAGCAACATGGCAAGAATAGGAGAACCACAGGGTTGGGGAAAGTGTATCATCCCCCCAACCGGCACCAAAGCTATATATGAAGGTACTTCAATTATTAAGAGTGTCTGTTTTACCATTACAAAAGAGTCTTCATTCAGCTTTTGAGAGGTATTGAGCTGCTCTCTGGGAAGGCACATTGTGATTTTTTGTCACAAACTTAAAGGTCCAAACACCAGCACACCTACATGTCAGCCAAGTCCccgtctttttctttcctgttaccTACCTTGGTGTTGATATTTAGAGGCTCCTTTCACTTTGAGCCAGCCCTGCTGTAGCCTGCAGCTAAGCAGCCAAATGGGATTAGGGACTTCTGTCCTGGTATGTTCAAACACACGAGCTGGCTGGAGAACTGTTGGCAAGAGGTGAGCAGGAACAATCACCTTGGTGATTGCCAGAGCGACTCAGAATTCAGCACCTAAAATGAGTTTGTGGGAAAGGTGGCAAGGTTCATCACTCCTAAATTGTTTCGCCTCTCTGTGAGTGCTTGTTTTCTTTGCACCAACCTGGTGACAACAAAAGTAGCCGCCTCTGTGTCTCAGAGGACTAGTTGAGTCACTGCACAATGCTGTTTATATAGTATGCGTTTCACCCATGACATGTTCCAACGGGGAGGCTAAGTCAGTGTCGAGTATTGGATTAACAAGCAAAATCAGCTGAGGCTTAAAAGCCGAGAGAGACTATAAAGACAACAGAGATTTAATACGTATGAAGTTATTTTATTGAGGTATAAACTACAAATATGATAATTCAAAATACAAAGACCTATAGGAAAGTTCATGTCTGATGTTGTCAAAATGCGTctacgcttttttttttgtcagaaaaaacgTGTCTGATGTGAAGTGATTATTTTAAGTCTTACAGAAACTTACCTTCATTTTGAAGGATTAAGTAATTTGcatgctaacttttttttttttaaatgaaaaagaccTTTTCCTTTACACTGCTACTTGATTCACTAATAATGCGTTGTTCTTTGAGGATTTGAAATGGAATTACTGGTGGTTTGAAATTAAATGGATTGGTTGTGTTATGGTCCTCTTTTTATTTAGTTGTATGTTCCTCTCTTCAGTCAGAGCATAAATTCTCTCTCAGAAATTCCAGAATTACTTGTTTTAGGCATTAGTGAGTATAGCAGTATTACACCCTCATCTGAACAAGTCACTTTACAGTAAGTTGGTCATTATTAACCTGGAAAAGTTGaatcactgaaaaagaaaataacagagaaagcaatatgtttttaccttttttaagtTCTGTGCGCTGCTTTGAATAATTCTTGTCCTTCAGTCTGTCATTCTACACACTCCTTTGCAAATTGGTGTAGTCTTTCAGAAGTATTCTTAAATGTCTCTTTGGTTCCAGAACTAAcagtttacttttaaaattttgtgttaGAAAAAAGGTCCTTTCGAAATGGAGTATCAGATGAAAAGATTACCATCTGAAAGATTAGCAACTCAGAAAATTCTTTCTGTGATTGGTGATTGCCTTGATAATTTTGGTCCTGGATATGTGAGCGTACAGAAAATACTCAATGCTCGCTGCCCGCTGGTGAAGTTTTCCCATCAACCAACAGGATTCCAGTGTGATCTGTCAGTGAGCAACAGGTGAGGCCTGGTTTTAAAAAGTATAGCAAGAATGCTACTGTACTTATGTTCTGAAAACCTGTAATGAATACTGTTCAGCCTGCTCGTTTCTGTGTTCTTAACAAATGTCAATGCTGACTCTGAAAGTAAAAAGGATATTCTTGACTTCTAGAGCTTAGGTTTTAATGTGCTTAATATCTTTCTCCAGCATAGGAAATACTTGCTAGCTGAAACCGAAGACCTGAAAGCCACTCTATACAATAAAGTCAGCTTATAAGGAATTGAAAGAAGGCAGTGTTCGTTAGTCATTACTTCCCTTCCTGTATATGCGTATATGCACAGCAGccttttgattgcttttttaaGCAGCTCCGTTGTGTTAATTTTTAGCAATTGGTCTTCTACTTATTTTggtgtcctttttttcttcttaagggCCTGCATGCACCTGTTTGCTGGCAAGGTATCTTGAATGCTAAATTAACTCACTGCATCAGAAAACGGAGTCTGAAGTGTTTCTGCCTTTAATGACCTTTCACAGCAGTGCCCAACAGAGGGAGCAGGCTTCTTAGAAATACCTCTCTCTGCgtgtatttttcctcttccagcttGCTCTCATTTGGTTGACAGTAAAGGATATAATTTGTTTTACTGACActtattttattaagaaatacCCACCTTAATCCAGTGTACATCTGTAGCCCCAGAATAAGGGTATGTAATCGAAAATGAGTTACTAACCTTTTTCATTGTTGTTAGGGAATAGTAAAGTATGAGTAATTATCTTTCAGAATACTTTTGATATGGCTTTCAGTGCAGATTTTGTGATTTCTCTATATCAGATACAGTCAGATCCTAGactgaattttctgaattttccaaAGTTCTGCTTCAGAATATGCAGGAGTACTGCATATTCTAAGTATGCTAAGGCAGTACTAAGTAAATGTCTTAGAATAAAATTACTCTTGTATATGCAGCCACCATGAAAGTCAGCATGGAGTTCTGTGCAAGCTTCCTTGTAATTTTCTGCTGATGATTTGGCTGTTTGGGACTGTGTGTGTTGTCCTCTTATTGTTTGGAGCAATAACAAACCTCTGTGGACGCAAGGAAGCACTTCACAGTTGAAATTTTAGAAGTCCAAGTGTTACAAAACTTTGGTATGGTAAACTTCCCcaaaatgccatggatttttagAAGAATTCAGTGCAAGATTGTGAGTAGAAACTCCTGCAACTGTAGTTCAGCAAGCACTTTCGACTAAAACTGACCCCAAAGTAAGTTTTGTTCTCACATtgtgcttccatttttttttcctgctttttcttgcccTCCCGTTTGTACACTACATGATGTTTGTACAACCATATCATGAAGCAGATCAAAAACTGATCCGTATGAAAATCCTCATCCTTCCAGATTAGTTGTTTTCTCATCAGGACCAAAAATTAGTCGTCTGAAAATTACCAAATAGACTTGTTTTGCAGATTTCATTGTGTCTTTGCACTTCATGTATTTTTAAGtgcattattttattactttatttagaTTAAAGTTGTAAAAGAAGTTCCAGTTGTTTTTTGTTATGTATTGGGGTAGAGATATTATCTAATGTACTTCAAAGGCAATTGTGACTAAATTGTGCTTTTTTGCCTTGATTCTGCGTAGTTTCACTCCTGTGTACTTGatgatgtttttcttatttttgtttatttttgtttttctcccactgTGGTGTGAAAAAAGGAAACGGTGCAAATGCAGTATTATTATTTACCCATACTTGTATGCTTCTTACTTTGGAAAACTACCAGCTATTTCATCCTGAACAGTTTCAGGCATtctcttcacatttttcaaaagcatagaagttaaatgttttttttatggATACCCTCTTCCCATGTAACTGACGCTCTAGGACTGAACAACAAACATTGCATCTGGGACTTCACAATTCTCTTATTATTTACATgtcttttacttttcatttcttcttcagcaTTGCTATAAAAAGTTCAGAACTCCTGTATATCTATGGCTGTCTTGATCCCCGTGTAAGAGCGCTAGTGTTCACTGTACGATGTTGGGCCCGTGTTCATGGACTTACAAATAGTGTTCCTGGTACCTGGATTACAAACTTCTCTCTGACCATGATGGTCatgttttttctgcaaaagagatCACCACCTATCATTCCAACACTAGACCAACTTAAAGAACTGGCAGGTAAGGACAGTTGTTCATGTGTTTATTGAAGTGActttcacatttgttttctctgaagtgaTCAATAAACCcaagcaatttatttattttctcaaatactAATGCATATTATGTATGCCTTAAGTTTGAGGGAATATGCAAGTTTTACTTgaatttttgtgtgtgaaaataatgcatttttaagggcaaaataaataattttcaatacAATACTAAATTCTACTTAGAGATAATTAAAAGTCATTTATTTGCTCTGTGCTCCCGTGCTggctgttttttgtttattttgtattttggtttttagaAGACTTGTAAGGTCTCAAATTTCTGCAGTTGATAAGAGTTTTGTGCAGCTTGATATGATGTGTATTGTTTTACAGAAACcaaatgtttaaaagaaaggttATATTTTTCCCTTACAATTTGTAATATCCTTGAGACTGTTCAGCCCATCTGCAAATAATTCTTATATCTTAGCAAACAAGCTGTTCTGCCTGTTTCATACATAGCTTGTAGGGTGTATTATCTTCAGTAAATCTAATGAAAGCATAGAGAATGACACCCCAGGTTCTTGATTCCTCGCTAATACCTTCTGCTTATTGACATGCTTACTTGGAAGCTTTGAGTGCTTTAATTGGAGAAAAAAGGCTATGTTCAGTtgctttaaaatcagtttaaGCATTTCAATCAGAATTCTatagaattttaaaacataaaacaccTGTCCTGAAATTTTACAAGAATATTCCTAGTTCTGTTAAGTTTTCCAGAAAAAGCCAGTGGAAGCTTTGggtctgttttgtttgggttttttttttttgttgttttttgtttgtttggttgggttttttttaaaacctttgtaTAGGTATTTACCTCAGAGATTTGTGCTGTTTAGTATATAATAAGGCTGTGTTTGCAGAGATATCAGGTTTGTTACTTAAAAGAAGGAACTTCAGAAATACAAAGATGTCATATAACTTATTCCTgtaagcttttgaaaatattccatttactcatgtttctcttcctttgcctatctgtagacttttttttaaatctttgaccACTTAAGTTGAATCTTAAACCTGAAAGTTCACTTGTTAACTCCCAATTTGATTTACTCAATATGGTGGCATTCACTGATTTCAGTCATGTCTGTTACCTGAATTTTACTAAATACAAtagtgttttattgtttatcacTTCTAAATATGTCTGTGATTTttgtttcagatgaaaaagaCAAGCATATAATTGGAGGATATGATTGCTCATTTGTTAGTGATTTAAGCAAGATTAAACctacaaaaaatacagaaacactggGTGGGTAATCTTTTTAAatatcaactttttaaaaaaattaatttttaaataccaacttttttatttttatgaccatattgaaaataaacttttccttAATGTTACTGATGGccattgtttttctttgccttAGATGCATTGCTGAGTGACTTTTTTGAATATTTTGGAAACTTTGATTTCAGAAAGAATTCCATAAATCTTCGAAAGGTAAATGAATTTTAATCTGTCGTCATTatcaggttggagatctgggcaaagaggaaccttatgaaattcaataagggcaagtgtagggtgctgcacctggggaggaataaccccatgcaccagtacaggttgggggctgacctgctggagagcagctcagctgaaagagacctgggagtcctggtggacaacaggatgaccatgagccagcaatgtgcccttgtggccaaaaaggccaatggcatcctggggtgcatcaagaagagtgtggccagcaggtcgagggaggtcatcctccccctctactctgccttggtgaggccgcacctggagtagtgtgtccagttctgggctccccggttcaagaaggacagggaactgctggagagggtacagcaaagggctaccaagatgattaggggactggaacacctctcttaggaagaaaggctgagggattcgggtctcttcagtctggaagaaagacagctgaggggggatcttatcaacgcttataaatacttaaagggtgggtgtcaggaggatggggccaggctcttttcagtggtgcccggggacaggacaagaggtaatgggcacaaacttgagcataggaagttccacctaaacatgaggaggaacttctttactttgagggtggcagagcactggcacaggctgcccagagaggtggtggagtctccagctctggagacattcaaaacccgcctggatgtgttcctgtgcaacctgctctagatgaccctgctgtggcaggggggttggactagatgatctccagaggtcccttccaaccctatgattctatgatcaattGAATTTCTGTCTGCCTGCCTGAATTAGTCTGACAAACTACATATGCTAAGCAacaatttctgtcatttttaattgtATATACAATGTACATATAAATTGTTTGTATCCAGAAACTGAGTCCTTTCTGTGAAAGAGAGTTTTCCTCTCAGATCCAGATCACTTACAGCACCATTAAGAACATTATAGTGTCATTACTTAGAGATGTTGGCAAGCACAAACTCTGATGCTAAGCCTGTATGATTTTTCTTGACAACCCTGCAGTAaaagtggcatttttaaaaagtagaagctATTTTGCTTCAGCAAGAGGAAAACTTTTTAAATGCCTTGGTGTATGTCATAGCAAAAGTCTATGACAAACCCTGTACACCAACAGGCTTTGCATTTAAAGTTGGGAATCGAGACCCAAACAATGTCTGCATTAAAACTTAAAACTGAGTTCTGAAATTGGCTTTTGGTACTTGGGTTTCCTGCTGCAGTTTGCATCAGCCTACAGTAAGCATACTTACATCTCAGTAAGCATGACAGATAACATGATCATTCTGGGCTTGCCGAGAGGTCTGCACTATCACTTTGCTTTACTTTGCGTGTTTAAGTCATGCTATTTATTGATACGTGTgtatatgcatgcacacataatagaaatatatataaatgtaacTACCTTAACCAgcacctgctcctgccaggctgcttACAGGATTGGGGTTTCAGTGCCATGTTGCTGTGTGGACACTCTtgtttgtgttctgtttcctTCTTGGGCACTATGGATTACTGGCATAAGAGCTCTCTCTGCCACTGCAGGTTGATCCTAGAAACTTATTCATTAAGCTGCAGAACTTTTGTTTGCCATTAAGCCttaaaaaaggcaagtaaaagcATGCACATGTTGGAGCCTGAGCTAGTCACGGCAAATGTctgatgtttttctgtttaactaGCCAGTCAGTCCTCTTGCCTCTGGGGAAAGAGTATGTAGCATGTACGTGGACGCTTGCTGGACTAGCATTAGCTGGTAGGTTCCTGCTGGAGCTTGCAGTGGAAGGCTTGCTGAGGTTCTGTAATACAGAGCAGGTCACCTAAGGAGCATGGTAAGCACTGAAATGGAAGTGCATTTAAATAGCAAACTACATAGTTGTCAACAACTTGTGTTGGACTATACCAAGTGTCCAAAAGTGGACCATGACCTGAATAGTTCTGTACTTATAAGACAGGCTGAACCGTGAGGAATTTCAGCCAAGTGAGTAATCTTGTTTTGTTATACTAGCTCTTAATGAGCACTGAGAGCAGTGGTTTGAACAGTTTAAGTGCTTGTAGTAGTTTATCAGACTGGGCTATACAGGTTAATATGACACACTTATGCTGCACATACACAAACGGAGATAGGAGTAGGCGGTTGCAATGTGGGAAGTCTGAGACTTGTGGAAAAACAAATGGGAGAGTGGCCAAAAAGCCAGGCTAAGCTGTAGTTGTGTGTTCTTTGCCTTGAAGGAAATCTAAGCTGAATGTTGCAAGGAAAACCACCACTCAGAGGATTCAGAGAACAGGAGTCATACAGTCAAGTTAACAGCAAAATTAACTTGATTAATAGtgacaactttatttttttccagaaaaagttcTCTACTAGGTCAAAATACTTTTAATGCTAACATAATAACTCAAGTGATTTGTTATTTGCTTAGCCTATAATGCATGTATGCAactttggctttttctttatACTGTCTGCAGGGAAAGGAAGTAAATAAACCTGAGTCGTCTCCTCTTTATATCTGGAATCCCTTTGAACAAGACCTTAATATCAGCAAGAATGTTAATCAGCCGCAGCTGGAGAAATTTGTAGCTATGGCCAGAGAAAGTGCTTGGATTttgcagaaggaagagaaaactcAGCGAACGATCAATAAAGAGCCTTGGGGACTGGCAGCCCTACTGATACCATTTGGAAAAAGTAATCCCAGCAAGATGAAGAATAGGATGAAAGGAATGGGAAGTGAAACAATCAGAAGCCTCTTGGACTCTTTAAAGTTAAATAATGCAAACAGTCTACAAAAAGCGGTGGGAAAGTGACTTTCAGCACAGAAACACAGTAGCTGATATTCTGTTTTAGGAATTGAATGTGACACAGAGTCCAAAGAACAttacttttaatatttctattatgGTGAAATGGAGAGTCAAATGACCTTTGTTTTCCATCGTGATGCTTTTTGTACAGGTCTGCTTTCTTTCTCTACTTTTTTCTCCTTACTCTTTACTTCTCCATGTGTTTTATGAATGAAGAGCATTCAAGTGCAACAGATAGATTTTGGAATTAGCCTTCAGTTGGgcatgctttggaaaaaaaaaaaaagaaaaagactaacaGGATCAGCATGGGAAAAAGCCTTTGGGAATTCTGTTTGCTAACATACAAATGATATGCTAAGTAACAGCTCAAGAAACAACCACCTTTCAGTGAAACCACAGTTTAAAAGAAGATGATTGTTAGAACCGTTGCTTCCATTCCAGTCGTGTTCTGGAAGCCAGTAAAACCAAAGTGCATGTATctgtttttgcagttgttttccaTTCATGTAGATAGTGCCAAGACAAAATAAAGAGAATGGAATTAGATAGTAAGGTTTGCAGTTTCATAAAGCATTGCTCTCCAAGGGTAGCGCATCTAGTTTGTGTTGGAGAAGTGGGTTTGTTCTTGTGTTTGCCACCTGATctcaatttttttcagtcaactctcttttgttttctgtaccCACAGGACTGGTTCCCACCCACATTTATATACACACTTATGTTTCTCATTTTGCCTTCAACTTCACTTTAAACCTGTATTTCAGGTTCAGGCAGGGGCTTTTGCATGCCCTTCTTGCCTCATCATTCTCCTCAAAGTTGCTGCCTACTTGACAACACCAAAGCCTTTATCTCTCTCttccttgcagagggatctgttGTTCTTTGCAGCAGTCTGTAGGGAATCATGTATCGTGCTAGAGTCGAGTTCCTATTCTTCTCCTGTTTTTCAGATATTCAACAGAACAGGGACAGATAAATGTCAGATAGATTTTTCCAGGTACATTTGTGAGTATTCTACCTGTCTACTTTGAGAGCCTCACGTGCATTAAAACTAAATGGCAATGGTCGTAAGAGCTCTACAGACTGTTGTCTTTATTCTTAACAGAAATGCCATACAAGAAATTACTGTAACTGAAGAGATTATCATACAGATGCAACATCGATGCTGATGAttactgtttcattttcagtatttttagatTCTTTGCAGTGGTATATGATTTTGTGTAGACTTCCTTTCTAACGGCGTAGTCTGAACGgttaaaaagtatgttttctcttttccctgaggTATTATTTGTTGGAAATACTGTGGGCTGTAATGCATACTTCCAAAGTACTTGTAAGAACTGGGCaaggaaaagcattttccagCAGTTGGTAAAGGGTTAGACCTTGAGTGGCAGGAAGACCCACTTACAGATCAATTCCATGTTAATTTATTtggaatttaaaatattattcatatGTGTCCGTTTCTGATTCATTGATGTTTTCTCGAATAATGACTCATGTAGTCATCCTGGTGCTAGTGTGTGGACTTCTTTTTGGAGGCTGGTATGAAGTTTATTGTAACTTGTTATTGGTGCTCACCTAAAGCCTTTGATAGCAAGCTTGGCACTGATTCTGTAAGGAGTTTGTTGCTACTTTAATCTTTATGGAACCTAGAGGTACATTTTCTGCTGTTCCTCCAGCAATAGACTTTGAAGAAGATTAGGGCACTACTTGAGTACTtgcgatttttcttttttccagctaaaCAAAACAGGTAATACTGCTGTGCAATAATAAGAAAATGGCTTATCAGGGACAGAAGCATACAGCAGAGAACTGTGTCATTATATTCACAGTAGTTCACTCTGACATAGACAGGAAAGATTTTATAAGAATTTTGACACACAGACACAGGACACTTATAGGCAAATACCAATGAACTTTGTAATTTGGTTATACAGTCGAGCCACGCTGTAAATGCATATAGGCATTCGAGCTGCTTAGTATTCCTTAAAATGCAGAGCAGAAAGTGGTTACTGTACACGCAGCGCCTTTCAGCATCACTTTTCTGTTTAGATTGCTTGTCCCTTTTGGGAATAGTTCTGAACCCTTGTCATGGCTACAGGCcaatttctgaaaagaacagaaagaagccAAAAGCAGCGTTGTAGCAATGGAAACACGCAGGTGATTGTTTCAGATGTCTGCAAGTCCAGGGAGCTGGAGACCAGATGCTGAGTGAAGCCTGGAGACTTCAAGGAGCAGCTATCATTGGTGAAATAAATAAGCCCGACTGGCAGGTTTCATAGAGGAGGCTGCTAGCTGGGGATGCAGAGCCGACCGTGAGCTTCCCTAGAGCACGCGCAGCGTCTGGGAGAAAAGCTGTGTGACACTGGTGGAACTGAAGCCACCTGTGGGAAGAGAACCAGACAGAGAAGAGGAGGACCAAGATTTGAGGGGGTGTATTTCGCAAATCAAGAGAGATGGCGTGATTCTGATTTCTTGAGGGCAGCAGCCTTATCACATTGAAGATGGTTAGAAACAATCCACGTGGTTCTGTCAGTGAAAACAAGGGTTAGATATTTGTCAAGAAAGGACCGTAGTGACAGTCTGTAAATGAGAGCTTGTTTATCTCATCCAAAAGCATGTAAACAGTGTCTTGGCAAAAGTAAGGCAGTAAGTTTTAAGTTACTTCTCAAACTTGGTGCTATATTGTAGAGTCAGATTGTTGGGGAAGACGCATGTAAGGAACATCAGTGAATTAAACACGTTTttgcccccctgccccttcccctcacTGGGAATGCGTTTTAGTGCAGTCTCACATTCCCTGTCTCTTAACTGGTTAGGGAAACTGCAGACACTTAGAAGTTCCTTGCTCTGAGAAAATGCTCTTTGGGACATTAACTTCAAGTTAACATTTGTTGccagggattattttttattttttatttttcccagatatTTGATGTTCAcaagagttgcagggatgggttCTGCTGCAGTGCTACTCCTCCATCATCACTCTGTAGCTTCCTGGGAATCTGCAGCCTTGGTCTCTAGTTAGCTGCTGGGTGAGTGCCTATGTGTGATACTCATGGCTAAGACAGTCACAAAATTGAGACTTCTTGGCTGGCAGCAAATGCTGTATTCCTCTGCCTCTATTTCAAAACTATAGTTCCTGCCTGGGGATTCTGTCCTTTGGACTTTGGATCGTAGTATAATTCAGGTTGGGAGAGACCTCTGGTCCTAGTCAAGCCTTCTGCACAAGCAAGATCAGCTGTGAGATTAGACCAGGTTCCTCAGGGCTTTAGCTAATCaggccttgaaaatctccaaggatggagactgcacagcctctctggacaacctgttccagtgcttgactgtCCTCATCACCCTGAAGGGCTGGTCTGTGATACACTGCCACGTCCTCATCACTCATACCCGCTTCTTTTCCGATCCTGACCCGCACTCTCAATCAGACTGCCATCCATAACAAGCTGCTCTTTCCTGTAAAGAG of Rissa tridactyla isolate bRisTri1 chromosome 2, bRisTri1.patW.cur.20221130, whole genome shotgun sequence contains these proteins:
- the MTPAP gene encoding LOW QUALITY PROTEIN: poly(A) RNA polymerase, mitochondrial (The sequence of the model RefSeq protein was modified relative to this genomic sequence to represent the inferred CDS: inserted 1 base in 1 codon), which encodes MAHRAGGRTLSLLRGRLRLPGPAAAGGCGQARLGSSGPAVQRAPQAAGAEEAGEDAEVNTRKKTFTEVQTERLEQAERTVLIKCPPKLNEKKLLQYLSSHGNVRSHFFFENRGIHALIEFSEKNSIASLQDAVGIPSAAEHHVVPFKSRLFTFTLKNPVSQAAEETPVHLSPQSHIPVKELIQKLSHADSISNQMYILLNEFQLTEENIKLRFLACSLVRDFARAYFPDSMVKPFGSSVNTFGKLGCDVDMFLDFHDVRKHATKMKKGPFEMEYQMKRLPSERLATQKILSVIGDCLDNFGPGYVSVQKILNARCPLVKFSHQPTGFQCDLSVSNSIAIKSSELLYIYGCLDPRVRALVFTVRCWARVHGLTNSVPGTWITNFSLTMMVMFFLQKRSPPIIPTLDQLKELADEKDKHIIGGYDCSFVSDLSKIKPTKNTETLDALLSDFFEYFGNFDFRKNSINLRKGKEVNKPESSPLYIWNPFEQDLNISKNVNQPQLEKFVAMARESAWILQKEEKTQRTINKEPWGLAALLIPFGKSNPSKMKNRMKGMGSETIRSLLDSLKLNNANSXTKSGGKVTFSTETQ